One Rhizobium sp. NRK18 genomic window carries:
- a CDS encoding peptidoglycan D,D-transpeptidase FtsI family protein, translating into MSFLSRVMTLKSRAHVSTGQRGRSVDSSFDGAVKMRSQLARNRLIIIVAGFVAVYGVVGARLVQYGMTPSETVSSIGPADQLMASRPDILDRNGEVLATDIRTVSLYAEPNKIVDPDEAVELLSTVLPDLDIKKTYEKLSSKTYFQWLRRQLTPKQQSQILSLGIPGIGFRPEKRRFYPGGPVAAHILGLVNIDNRGIAGMEKYIDGQGLGALAAAGLTSNAPLEPVRLSIDLRVQSILHDVLVDAKEGYEAIAAGGVVLNAKTGEVLAMASIPDFDPNNPYNALEKDRLNRMSAGVYEMGSTFKTFTIAMGLDSGLVKMSDMFDASKPLYIGGFAIHDYHNLGRALSVKDVFVHSSNVGSARMADVVGIDGHKEFLTRLGLLSRMDTELPEVATPTQPKVWKKINSMTIAFGHGVATTPLQTAVAGAAIMNGGKLIEPTFLPRTEAQADEVATQVLKPTTVANMRYLFRANAVLGSGKRANITGFDVGGKTGTADKVINGRYSSKHNFNAFLAAFPIDDPQYVVLTFIDDPKTGARGDNTAASTASPMVGEIIRRAAPLLGVQPKFGPDGEALLVSY; encoded by the coding sequence ATGTCCTTCCTCTCGCGCGTGATGACCCTCAAGAGCCGTGCCCATGTTTCGACCGGCCAGCGCGGCCGCTCCGTCGACAGCAGTTTCGACGGCGCCGTCAAGATGCGAAGCCAGCTGGCGCGCAACCGGCTGATCATCATCGTGGCAGGCTTCGTCGCCGTCTACGGCGTCGTCGGCGCCCGCCTTGTGCAATACGGAATGACGCCGTCGGAAACCGTGTCGTCGATCGGTCCGGCCGATCAGCTGATGGCGTCGCGCCCCGACATCCTCGACCGCAACGGCGAGGTGCTGGCGACCGACATCCGTACCGTTTCGCTCTATGCCGAGCCGAACAAGATCGTCGATCCGGACGAAGCCGTCGAACTGCTTTCGACCGTTCTGCCGGACCTCGACATCAAGAAGACCTATGAAAAGCTTTCGTCGAAAACCTATTTCCAGTGGCTGCGCCGGCAGCTGACGCCGAAGCAGCAGAGCCAGATCCTGTCGCTTGGCATTCCTGGCATCGGCTTCCGTCCCGAGAAGCGCCGCTTCTATCCCGGAGGCCCCGTCGCCGCGCATATCCTCGGTCTCGTCAACATCGACAACCGCGGCATTGCCGGCATGGAGAAGTATATCGACGGCCAGGGGCTCGGCGCGCTTGCCGCCGCCGGCCTGACCTCCAACGCTCCGCTTGAACCCGTCCGCCTGTCCATCGATCTGCGCGTCCAGTCGATCCTGCACGACGTGCTGGTAGACGCGAAAGAAGGTTACGAGGCCATTGCGGCCGGCGGTGTCGTTCTTAATGCCAAGACCGGCGAAGTCCTGGCTATGGCTTCCATCCCGGATTTCGATCCGAACAATCCCTACAACGCCCTCGAAAAGGACCGGCTGAACCGCATGTCGGCTGGCGTCTACGAAATGGGTTCGACGTTCAAGACGTTTACCATTGCCATGGGTCTTGATTCCGGACTCGTGAAGATGTCGGACATGTTCGATGCGTCGAAGCCGCTCTACATTGGTGGTTTTGCCATCCACGACTACCATAATCTTGGCCGAGCGCTGTCGGTGAAGGATGTGTTCGTGCACTCCTCCAACGTCGGATCCGCGCGCATGGCAGACGTGGTCGGGATTGACGGCCACAAGGAATTCCTGACGCGGCTGGGCTTGCTCAGCCGAATGGACACCGAATTGCCGGAAGTGGCGACGCCCACCCAACCGAAGGTCTGGAAGAAGATCAACTCCATGACGATCGCCTTCGGCCACGGCGTTGCGACGACGCCGTTGCAGACCGCGGTTGCCGGCGCGGCGATCATGAATGGCGGCAAGCTCATTGAACCGACGTTCCTGCCGCGTACTGAGGCACAGGCCGACGAAGTGGCCACACAGGTCTTGAAGCCCACGACCGTTGCCAACATGCGTTACCTGTTCCGTGCCAATGCCGTTCTCGGCTCCGGTAAGCGGGCCAACATTACCGGTTTCGATGTCGGCGGCAAAACCGGCACGGCCGACAAGGTCATCAATGGACGCTATTCCAGCAAGCATAACTTCAACGCATTCCTCGCCGCGTTTCCGATTGACGATCCGCAATATGTGGTTCTCACCTTCATCGACGACCCGAAGACAGGCGCGCGCGGCGATAATACTGCGGCATCGACGGCATCCCCCATGGTCGGCGAAATCATCCGCCGCGCGGCGCCTCTCCTTGGCGTTCAGCCGAAATTCGGACCCGATGGCGAAGCCTTGCTTGTGTCTTATTGA
- a CDS encoding UDP-N-acetylmuramoyl-L-alanyl-D-glutamate--2,6-diaminopimelate ligase, with translation MKLRDLAGNGFPEIDAKLRGAEGDLAVTGLSSDSRKVSPGMLFVALAGTKADGATFAADAEKNGAVAIVSGVDIPGLSVPILVVFEPRRFLAIAAANFFGAQPETMIAVTGTAGKTSVASFTRQIWTAAGLSSASIGTTGVVAPGRNEYGSLTTPDPVALHHILSELADAGVTHAAMEASSHGLDQCRLDGVKLAAAAFTNLGRDHMDYHPTVEDYMDAKMRLFRVLLPKGSPAVIYADDAWSEKAIAVAREAGHEVLTVGRKGNFLSLKRVEHFRHKQVAEIHHGDDIYEVDIPLAGDFQVANALVSAGLAIATGVAPKVAMRALEKLEGAAGRLELVGHTKDGALAYVDYAHKPDALENVLSSVRPFTTGKVVVVFGCGGDRDKGKRPIMGEIAGRLADVVIVTDDNPRSEVPQTIRSEIMAAVPSATEIADRGEAIRHAVAMLGAGDTLIVAGKGHEEGQTANGVTVPFSDHKEILKALEGLKA, from the coding sequence ATGAAACTGCGGGACCTGGCCGGAAACGGCTTTCCGGAAATCGATGCGAAACTGCGTGGCGCGGAGGGTGACCTTGCCGTCACTGGTCTTTCTTCCGACAGCCGCAAGGTCTCTCCCGGCATGCTGTTCGTGGCACTCGCCGGCACCAAGGCGGATGGCGCGACCTTTGCAGCCGATGCCGAAAAGAACGGCGCGGTCGCCATCGTTTCCGGCGTGGATATCCCCGGTCTTTCCGTTCCGATCCTCGTCGTCTTCGAACCGCGCAGGTTCCTGGCAATCGCCGCCGCCAATTTCTTCGGGGCGCAGCCCGAGACCATGATCGCCGTCACGGGAACCGCCGGGAAGACGTCGGTCGCCTCCTTCACCCGGCAGATCTGGACAGCCGCGGGCCTGTCTTCGGCATCGATCGGAACCACCGGGGTCGTGGCGCCCGGCCGCAACGAATACGGCTCTCTGACGACGCCCGATCCGGTTGCCTTACATCACATCCTTTCAGAACTGGCCGATGCCGGCGTTACCCATGCGGCAATGGAAGCCTCCAGCCACGGTCTCGATCAGTGCCGTCTCGACGGCGTCAAGCTGGCAGCGGCGGCCTTCACCAATCTCGGCCGCGACCACATGGACTACCATCCGACCGTCGAAGACTACATGGATGCCAAGATGCGGCTGTTCCGCGTGCTGCTGCCAAAAGGATCGCCGGCGGTCATCTACGCCGACGATGCGTGGTCGGAAAAGGCGATTGCCGTGGCGCGTGAGGCCGGACACGAGGTCCTGACCGTCGGGCGCAAGGGCAATTTCCTGTCGCTGAAGCGCGTCGAGCATTTCCGCCACAAGCAGGTCGCCGAGATCCATCACGGCGACGACATCTATGAAGTCGATATTCCGCTGGCCGGCGATTTTCAGGTGGCCAATGCGCTCGTTTCCGCCGGATTGGCGATCGCAACCGGCGTCGCTCCGAAGGTCGCCATGCGGGCGCTGGAAAAGCTCGAGGGCGCTGCCGGGCGGCTGGAACTGGTCGGCCACACGAAGGACGGCGCGCTCGCCTATGTGGACTACGCCCACAAGCCGGATGCGCTGGAAAACGTGCTCTCGTCCGTTCGTCCGTTCACGACCGGCAAGGTTGTCGTCGTGTTCGGCTGTGGCGGCGATCGGGACAAGGGCAAGCGGCCGATCATGGGCGAGATCGCCGGACGGCTGGCCGATGTCGTGATCGTCACCGACGACAATCCGCGCTCCGAAGTGCCGCAGACGATCCGGAGCGAGATCATGGCCGCCGTGCCCTCGGCAACAGAAATCGCCGATCGCGGCGAGGCGATCCGCCATGCCGTCGCTATGCTCGGCGCGGGCGACACGCTGATCGTGGCCGGCAAGGGACACGAGGAAGGGCAGACGGCAAACGGCGTCACGGTGCCATTCTCCGACCACAAGGAAATTCTCAAGGCATTGGAAGGTTTGAAAGCTTGA
- a CDS encoding UDP-N-acetylmuramoylalanyl-D-glutamyl-2,6-diaminopimelate--D-alanyl-D-alanine ligase, with the protein MSHLWTISDMMKAMTGRPIGHLPEGISGISIDSRSIGPGEAFFAIKGDRVDGHDFATKAVAGGAALLVVSEGKLPALGRLTAPMIVVDDVLAALCRLAVAARARTAARIIGVTGSVGKTTTKEMLRHTLAPSGRVHAAVASFNNHWGVPLTLARMPADTEYGVFEIGMNHPNEIRPLVKMVRPHVAIITTIAAAHLGNFSGLEEIAAAKAEIFEGVEPNGHAILNRDNAQFDFLDDAALAAGVAHIHTFGQHAKADYRLVEYEGDGESGLVVAEIDGQMRDVVIGAAGRHVAENAMAVLGAVKLAGADLDAAIAALGALSPVKGRGERHSLAIAGGTFTLIDESYNANPASMRAAIALLASSKPTGEGRRIAVLGDMREMGAFSHDVHAELATPLLAAGISDVWLAGPDMAALRDALPSNVQVEYREKTEDLAEFVVGSIRPGDVLMVKSSLGTGFGKIVSALLDNYSAFSDTGGNA; encoded by the coding sequence TTGAGCCATCTCTGGACCATCTCCGACATGATGAAGGCCATGACCGGGCGTCCTATCGGGCATTTGCCCGAGGGGATTTCCGGCATTTCGATCGACAGCCGTTCGATCGGGCCCGGAGAGGCCTTCTTCGCCATCAAGGGTGACCGCGTCGATGGGCACGACTTTGCGACGAAGGCGGTTGCCGGCGGCGCGGCGCTACTGGTGGTCTCGGAGGGCAAGCTTCCGGCGCTCGGACGCCTGACCGCGCCGATGATCGTCGTCGATGACGTTCTGGCGGCGCTCTGCCGTCTGGCTGTGGCGGCCCGCGCCCGCACCGCAGCAAGGATCATCGGTGTCACCGGTTCCGTCGGCAAGACGACCACGAAGGAGATGCTGCGTCACACGCTCGCGCCGTCCGGCCGTGTGCATGCCGCCGTCGCCTCGTTCAACAATCACTGGGGCGTGCCGCTGACGCTTGCCCGCATGCCGGCCGACACCGAATACGGTGTCTTCGAGATCGGCATGAACCACCCGAACGAGATCCGCCCGCTGGTGAAGATGGTGCGGCCGCATGTGGCGATCATCACGACGATCGCCGCCGCGCATCTCGGCAACTTCTCCGGCCTGGAGGAGATCGCCGCCGCCAAGGCGGAGATCTTCGAAGGTGTCGAACCCAACGGCCACGCCATCCTCAACCGCGACAACGCCCAGTTCGATTTCCTGGATGACGCGGCGCTTGCCGCGGGCGTGGCGCATATCCATACCTTCGGCCAGCATGCCAAGGCCGACTATCGTCTTGTGGAATACGAAGGCGATGGCGAAAGCGGTCTCGTGGTGGCCGAGATCGACGGCCAGATGCGCGATGTCGTCATCGGAGCCGCCGGCCGGCACGTCGCCGAAAACGCCATGGCGGTTCTCGGCGCGGTCAAGCTCGCCGGTGCCGATCTCGACGCGGCGATCGCCGCCCTCGGTGCGCTGTCGCCGGTCAAGGGGCGCGGCGAGCGCCACAGCCTTGCGATTGCCGGCGGCACGTTCACGCTGATCGACGAGAGCTACAACGCCAATCCGGCCTCCATGCGGGCGGCCATCGCGCTTTTGGCCTCGTCGAAACCGACGGGTGAGGGGCGGAGGATCGCCGTCCTCGGCGACATGCGCGAAATGGGCGCGTTCTCCCATGATGTCCACGCCGAGCTCGCCACGCCGCTGCTCGCTGCGGGAATTTCCGATGTCTGGCTCGCAGGGCCGGACATGGCGGCGCTGAGAGACGCGCTGCCGTCCAACGTGCAAGTAGAATACCGGGAAAAAACTGAGGATCTGGCGGAATTCGTCGTCGGATCCATCCGTCCTGGCGATGTGCTTATGGTAAAATCGTCGCTTGGCACCGGATTCGGCAAGATTGTGTCCGCGCTCCTTGACAATTACTCCGCGTTTTCCGACACGGGCGGCAACGCATGA
- the mraY gene encoding phospho-N-acetylmuramoyl-pentapeptide-transferase, protein MLLWLVDFADHLQFFNLFRYITFRTGAAVFTSAMIVFLFGPSIISSLRIRQGKGQPIRADGPQTHFKKAGTPTMGGLMILAGIIGSSMLWADLSNIYVVATLLVTLGFGAIGFYDDYLKVTKQTEKGFSARARLGIEFVIAAIAVLAMMLMSEHSEPNGAKLATSIAFPFFKDFVLDIGWFFILFGGFVVVGAGNAVNFTDGLDGLAIVPVIIAAASFGAISYLAGNAVFANYLQINFVPGTGELAVVLGAVIGAGMGFLWFNAPPAAIFMGDTGSLALGGLIGTVAVATKHEIVMAIIGGLFVMETLSVIIQVGYFKMTGKRVFLMAPIHHHFEKLGWTESQVVIRFWIIAMALAMLGLSTLKIR, encoded by the coding sequence ATGCTTCTCTGGCTCGTGGACTTTGCGGATCACCTGCAATTCTTCAATCTCTTCCGCTACATTACCTTCCGCACCGGCGCCGCCGTCTTCACCTCGGCGATGATCGTCTTCCTGTTCGGGCCGAGCATCATTTCCTCCCTGCGCATCCGGCAGGGCAAGGGGCAGCCGATCCGTGCCGACGGGCCGCAGACCCATTTCAAGAAGGCCGGCACGCCGACCATGGGCGGTCTCATGATTCTGGCTGGCATCATCGGTTCGTCGATGCTGTGGGCGGATCTGTCCAACATCTACGTGGTCGCAACGCTGCTGGTCACCCTCGGCTTCGGCGCCATCGGCTTCTATGATGACTACCTGAAGGTGACGAAGCAGACGGAGAAGGGCTTTTCGGCGCGCGCGCGTCTCGGCATCGAGTTCGTGATCGCCGCCATCGCCGTCCTGGCGATGATGCTGATGTCGGAGCACAGCGAGCCGAACGGCGCGAAGCTTGCGACCTCGATCGCGTTTCCGTTCTTCAAGGATTTCGTCCTCGATATCGGCTGGTTCTTCATCCTGTTCGGCGGGTTCGTCGTCGTCGGTGCCGGCAATGCCGTCAACTTCACCGACGGCCTCGACGGCCTGGCCATCGTGCCGGTGATCATTGCCGCCGCCTCCTTCGGCGCGATCTCCTATCTTGCCGGCAATGCCGTCTTCGCCAACTATCTCCAGATCAATTTCGTGCCCGGCACGGGTGAGCTGGCGGTGGTGCTCGGCGCGGTCATCGGCGCGGGCATGGGCTTCCTGTGGTTCAATGCGCCGCCGGCGGCCATCTTCATGGGCGACACCGGTTCGCTGGCGCTCGGCGGCCTCATCGGCACCGTCGCCGTTGCCACCAAGCACGAGATCGTCATGGCCATCATCGGCGGCCTGTTCGTCATGGAAACGCTGTCGGTCATCATCCAGGTCGGCTATTTCAAGATGACCGGCAAGCGCGTCTTCCTGATGGCGCCGATCCATCATCATTTCGAAAAGCTCGGCTGGACAGAAAGCCAGGTGGTCATCCGCTTCTGGATCATCGCCATGGCGCTCGCCATGCTCGGCCTCTCGACCCTCAAGATCCGTTGA
- the murD gene encoding UDP-N-acetylmuramoyl-L-alanine--D-glutamate ligase — protein MIPVNSFKGRTVALFGLGGSGLATAKALVDGGADVIAWDDNPASVERADKAGVPTADLRGIDWSSVASFVLSPGVPLTHPKPHWTVDLARAAGVEIIGDVELFVRERRALAPNCPLIAITGTNGKSTTTALIAHILKASGRDTQLGGNIGTAVLTLDPPKDGRFFVVECSSYQIDLAPTLDPTAGVLLNLTPDHLDRHGTMQHYADIKERLVAGSRTAVVGVDDSYCVMIADRIERAGVTVRRISSRQVLADGYYLDKGGIVEADSGATHKVADLSAIQTLRGAHNAQNAAAAIAACRAVGVSEEEIVAGLNSFPGLKHRMQPVGRRGDVVFVNDSKATNADAAAPALSSFDRIYWIAGGLPKEGGITSLTGFFPKIARAYLIGEAAPAFAATLGEAVPYEISGTLEKAVAHAAKDAEKDGNGPVAVILSPACASFDQYKNFEVRGDAFVGHVRALDGVAMLIDQETGAN, from the coding sequence ATGATCCCGGTCAATTCCTTCAAGGGCAGGACGGTTGCTCTCTTCGGGCTCGGCGGTTCCGGTCTTGCGACGGCGAAAGCGCTGGTCGACGGCGGTGCAGATGTCATCGCCTGGGACGACAACCCGGCAAGCGTCGAGAGGGCAGACAAGGCCGGCGTTCCGACTGCCGATCTGCGCGGCATCGACTGGTCTTCGGTCGCCTCCTTCGTTCTTTCTCCCGGCGTTCCGCTGACGCATCCGAAGCCGCACTGGACCGTCGACCTTGCCCGGGCGGCGGGCGTCGAAATCATCGGCGACGTCGAACTCTTCGTTCGCGAACGGCGCGCCCTTGCGCCGAACTGCCCGCTGATCGCCATCACCGGCACCAACGGCAAGTCGACGACGACGGCGCTGATCGCCCATATCCTGAAAGCGAGCGGGCGCGACACCCAGCTTGGCGGCAATATCGGCACGGCCGTGCTGACGCTCGATCCGCCGAAGGACGGCCGGTTCTTCGTCGTCGAATGCTCGTCCTACCAGATCGACCTTGCTCCGACGCTCGATCCGACCGCCGGCGTGCTTCTCAACCTGACGCCGGATCATCTCGACCGGCATGGCACGATGCAGCATTATGCCGACATCAAGGAACGGCTGGTCGCCGGCAGCAGGACGGCCGTCGTCGGCGTCGACGACAGCTACTGCGTGATGATCGCCGACCGCATCGAGCGTGCCGGCGTGACCGTCAGGCGCATTTCCAGCCGGCAGGTGCTGGCGGATGGCTATTATCTCGACAAGGGCGGGATCGTCGAAGCTGATAGTGGCGCGACGCACAAGGTGGCAGACCTCTCCGCCATCCAGACGCTGCGCGGCGCCCACAATGCGCAGAATGCGGCCGCCGCGATTGCCGCCTGCCGGGCGGTCGGCGTCTCCGAAGAGGAGATCGTCGCCGGCCTCAATTCCTTCCCCGGCCTCAAGCACCGGATGCAGCCGGTCGGCCGACGTGGCGACGTCGTCTTCGTCAATGATTCCAAGGCCACCAATGCCGATGCGGCGGCGCCGGCATTGTCGAGCTTCGACCGCATCTACTGGATTGCCGGCGGACTGCCGAAAGAGGGGGGGATTACCAGTCTCACGGGCTTCTTCCCGAAGATCGCCAGGGCGTATCTGATCGGCGAAGCGGCGCCGGCCTTTGCCGCGACGCTCGGCGAGGCTGTGCCCTATGAAATTTCCGGCACGCTGGAAAAGGCGGTCGCGCATGCGGCCAAGGATGCCGAAAAAGATGGAAATGGGCCCGTAGCGGTCATTTTATCCCCGGCTTGCGCAAGCTTCGACCAGTATAAGAACTTCGAAGTGCGCGGTGACGCCTTTGTCGGGCATGTCAGGGCACTCGATGGCGTGGCGATGCTGATCGATCAGGAAACGGGAGCAAATTGA
- the ftsW gene encoding putative lipid II flippase FtsW, producing MMSRAKRGPVADWFWTIDRYLLAVFVLLMGIGMMMSFAASPAVAERLRYDSFHFVIRHAVFLVPSIAVMIGLSFLTPRQVRRTALIMLVAAIALMLIALFFGVEVKGSRRWINIGSFSLQPSEFMKPAFIVICAWLFSEHARQPEIPGNFFAMILFVIVAALLVAQPDLGQTILTSLVWSGMFFMAGVPWLWIGVLGGLGVVGFMTAYYMLPHVTGRVDRFLTGEGDTFQVDAARDAIMRGGFLGQGPGEGTVKRIIPDSHTDFIFAVMAEEFGIIFCMFIVLIFAFIVMRGLSHALKEKNDFQRFAIAGLVLQLGIQSMINIGVNLELLPAKGMTLPFISYGGSSMVAIAVTAGFILALTRYRPERRAQERSMFRVQESVAAE from the coding sequence GTGATGAGCCGAGCGAAGCGCGGGCCGGTCGCCGACTGGTTCTGGACCATAGACCGATATCTCCTGGCAGTGTTCGTGCTGCTGATGGGGATCGGCATGATGATGTCGTTCGCGGCATCGCCGGCGGTGGCCGAGCGGCTGCGCTATGACAGCTTCCATTTCGTCATCCGCCATGCGGTCTTCCTGGTTCCGTCGATCGCGGTGATGATCGGGCTGTCGTTCCTGACGCCGCGGCAGGTGCGTCGCACCGCGCTGATCATGCTGGTGGCGGCGATCGCACTGATGCTGATCGCGCTGTTCTTCGGCGTCGAGGTCAAGGGCTCGCGGCGCTGGATCAATATCGGCTCGTTCTCGCTGCAGCCGTCCGAATTCATGAAGCCTGCCTTCATCGTCATCTGTGCCTGGCTGTTTTCCGAACATGCCCGCCAGCCGGAGATTCCGGGCAATTTCTTCGCCATGATCCTGTTCGTCATCGTCGCGGCATTGCTCGTCGCCCAGCCGGACCTTGGCCAGACGATCCTGACCAGTCTCGTATGGAGCGGCATGTTCTTCATGGCCGGCGTTCCGTGGCTGTGGATCGGCGTTCTCGGCGGTCTCGGCGTTGTCGGCTTCATGACGGCCTATTACATGCTGCCGCACGTGACGGGGCGCGTCGACCGGTTCCTGACCGGCGAGGGCGACACGTTCCAGGTGGATGCGGCGCGCGATGCGATCATGCGCGGCGGCTTTCTCGGCCAGGGGCCGGGCGAGGGCACCGTCAAGCGGATCATTCCCGACAGCCATACCGACTTCATCTTTGCGGTGATGGCCGAAGAGTTCGGCATCATCTTCTGCATGTTCATCGTTTTGATCTTCGCCTTCATCGTCATGCGCGGCCTGTCGCATGCGCTGAAGGAGAAGAACGACTTCCAGCGGTTTGCGATTGCCGGCCTGGTGCTGCAGCTCGGCATCCAGTCGATGATCAACATCGGCGTCAATCTCGAACTGCTGCCGGCCAAGGGCATGACGCTGCCCTTCATTTCCTACGGCGGATCGTCGATGGTGGCGATCGCGGTGACGGCCGGCTTCATCCTGGCGCTGACCCGCTACCGGCCCGAACGGCGGGCGCAGGAGCGCAGCATGTTTCGCGTCCAGGAAAGCGTAGCAGCGGAGTAA
- the murG gene encoding undecaprenyldiphospho-muramoylpentapeptide beta-N-acetylglucosaminyltransferase, whose translation MTGSKGIVMLAAGGTGGHLFPAEALAHTLKARGYSVHLVTDSRAERYAGKFPADELHVVPSATIASKNPASVAKSLLTLWTGYRTAKRMVLSVKPKVVVGFGGYPTVPPLLAATALHVPSMIHEQNAVMGRANKALAARVQAIAGGFLPEQGGTFSEKTVTTGNPVRPAVIAASEIPYAASGEGQPFHLVVFGGSQGAQYFSQALPAAVEQLPDALRARLKITQQARPEDKDAVIAAYAGLGVPADVSPFFTDMAERIASAQMLICRSGASTVSEISVIGRPAILVPYPHALDHDQSANAAALAAKGGAEVIQQRDLSPERLSGMIADWMNDPERLAEMALAAKGTGKPNAADLLADMVEAIADRQGVQKFKGAVA comes from the coding sequence ATGACGGGTTCAAAAGGTATCGTCATGCTGGCCGCCGGCGGGACCGGCGGTCATCTGTTTCCGGCCGAAGCGCTGGCGCACACGCTGAAGGCGCGTGGCTACAGCGTCCATCTGGTCACCGACAGCCGCGCCGAACGCTATGCCGGCAAGTTCCCCGCCGACGAGTTGCATGTGGTGCCGTCGGCGACGATCGCCTCGAAGAACCCGGCTTCCGTCGCCAAATCCCTGCTGACGCTGTGGACCGGATACCGCACGGCCAAGCGCATGGTCCTTTCGGTCAAGCCGAAGGTGGTCGTCGGTTTCGGCGGCTATCCGACAGTCCCGCCGCTTCTGGCTGCGACCGCGCTGCATGTGCCGTCGATGATCCATGAGCAGAACGCCGTGATGGGTCGGGCCAACAAGGCGCTTGCCGCCCGCGTCCAGGCGATCGCCGGCGGGTTTCTGCCCGAGCAGGGCGGCACGTTCTCGGAGAAGACGGTGACGACCGGCAATCCCGTTCGTCCGGCCGTCATCGCGGCGTCCGAGATCCCCTATGCTGCTTCGGGCGAAGGCCAGCCCTTCCATCTCGTCGTCTTCGGCGGCAGCCAGGGCGCCCAGTATTTCTCGCAGGCGCTGCCTGCCGCCGTCGAACAGTTGCCGGACGCACTGAGGGCGCGTTTGAAGATCACCCAGCAGGCCCGGCCCGAGGACAAGGATGCGGTCATCGCGGCCTATGCCGGCCTTGGCGTTCCGGCCGACGTCTCGCCCTTCTTCACCGACATGGCGGAGCGCATTGCCTCGGCGCAGATGCTGATCTGCCGTTCCGGCGCGTCGACCGTCTCGGAAATCTCGGTCATCGGCCGTCCGGCCATCCTCGTGCCCTATCCGCATGCGCTTGACCACGACCAGTCGGCCAATGCGGCGGCGCTCGCGGCCAAGGGCGGCGCGGAGGTGATCCAGCAGCGCGATCTGTCGCCGGAGCGCCTGTCGGGCATGATTGCCGACTGGATGAACGACCCCGAAAGGCTTGCCGAAATGGCGCTGGCCGCGAAAGGGACGGGGAAGCCGAACGCTGCGGACTTGCTTGCCGATATGGTTGAAGCTATTGCCGACAGGCAGGGCGTACAGAAATTCAAGGGAGCAGTCGCATGA